The following proteins come from a genomic window of Notamacropus eugenii isolate mMacEug1 chromosome X, mMacEug1.pri_v2, whole genome shotgun sequence:
- the LOC140516306 gene encoding mortality factor 4-like protein 2: protein MAHEAPCGRSQSSAPIPQGVGGASTSGPLSSPPEEVPQDPLGGWDYEWIPQNRVLRYSQDQLNQDRNKAVRLSAARKEQEQAALRGRRSRTSRGRRHHDPGEGSTSGRMPPPPPKRSRSGRVRRESGSRGASCRAAAEDPQQDATPGRCEVQVDPPMSLRPMLILDWDMVTLRKMLCNLPAKVSADAILYEYASFPLKHRTRDQSCAVWGLVAVLKEYFNVLLSPQLLYDFERPQYDELVVSYPSSQMCELYGGIHLLRLFEHLGPMLTCTALDDSSMNVLLSHLQDFLDYLAHNSSLLFFDTSDYEPASEEHLKLVA, encoded by the coding sequence ATGGCTCACGAGGCCCCCTGTGGGAGAAGTCAGAGCAGTGCGCCCATTCCCCAGGGAGTGGGGGGAGCCAGCACCAGTGGCCCACTATCCTCCCCTCCCGAAGAAGTCCCCCAAGACCCGCTCGGCGGCTGGGACTACGAGTGGATCCCCCAGAATCGGGTGCTCCGCTACTCTCAGGACCAGTTGAACCAGGATAGGAACAAAGCTGTCCGCTTGTCCGCTGCCAGGAAAGAGCAGGAACAGGCTGCCCTCAGGGGCAGACGCTCCCGCACTAGTCGTGGTCGCCGCCACCACGACCCAGGTGAAGGGAGCACCTCTGGAAGGATGCCACCGCCACCGCCCAAGCGAAGCCGCTCTGGAAGGGTGCGACGAGAGTCCGGATCACGGGGAGCGAGCTGCCGAGCTGCTGCTGAGGATCCCCAACAGGATGCCACCCCAGGCAGATGTGAAGTCCAGGTCGACCCGCCCATGTCCCTGAGACCCATGCTCATTCTAGACTGGGACATGGTGACCCTCAGGAAGATGCTCTGCAACCTGCCAGCCAAGGTCAGCGCCGATGCCATCCTCTATGAATATGCCAGCTTCCCTCTGAAGCACCGCACCAGAGATCAAAGCTGCGCTGTCTGGGGCCTGGTGGCTGTGCTCAAGGAATACTTTAATGTACTCCTAAGCCCCCAGCTGCTTTATGATTTCGAGAGGCCACAGTATGATGAATTGGTGGTCAGCTACCCTTCAAGCCAGATGTGCGAGCTCTATGGAGGTATCCACCTGTTGCGCCTCTTTGAGCATCTGGGCCCAATGCTCACCTGCACTGCTCTGGATGACAGCAGCATGAATGTGCTGCTGAGCCATTTGCAAGATTTCCTAGATTATCTGGCCCACAACTCTTCTCTGCTGTTTTTCGATACCAGCGACTACGAGCCAGCCTCTGAGGAGCACCTGAAATTAGTTGCATAA